TAAGAACCAACTAAAAACCGGAGAGAAGGATGCAATTAAAGCACGCACAAACCACCGAATTCCCAACCATCTGCCCGGGGGCAGCGCCGGCGAGCCGAGAAGAGCCGAGCCGAAGCGAATGGAGCCGGATCGCGCCGAACCGAATCGACCTGCACCGAATCGAGCCCAAGCGAATCGCGGAACCGAATCGAGCCCAGCCCAAGCGGGCCGGGCCCAACCCCTCCAGCCTCGGGGCCGCTGCCTTCCACCCGCTCCTCCCCGGAAGGTGCCGCGGTCTCCGCCCCACTTCGCCCTTCCCGTGCCGCGGCCATGGTGCGGCGGCTGCGCTACCcggagcagaagctgctgcgGCGGCTGTCGCTGGTGAGCTGGGAGGCGGCGAGCGGCGTGGCCGAGGTGCGGGCGCTGCGGCGCTACCGCCTGGGTCGCCGAGAGGATTGGGCTCGCTATAAAGCTTTAGCCCGGGCCGTGCGGGGCTTAGCCCGGCGCCTCCGCGATTTGGGGCCGTCCAGCGATGCTTTCCGAGCCCGCTGCGCCTCCGCCTTGCTGggcaagctgtatggtttgggggtgctgagctcccGGCGCTCGCTGGCTCTGTGCGAGAAGGTGTCGGCCGCCTCCTtctgccgccgccgcctgccctGCGTGCTGCTGAAGCTGCGCATGGCGCAGGACCTGCGGCACGCCGTCACCTTCGTGGAGCAGGGCCACGTGCGGGTAGGGCCCGAGGTGGTGACTGACCCGGCGCTGCTGGTGCCGCGCGCCGTCGAGGACTTCATCACCTGGGCCGACGGCTCGCGCCTGCGCCAGAAG
The nucleotide sequence above comes from Aythya fuligula isolate bAytFul2 chromosome 3, bAytFul2.pri, whole genome shotgun sequence. Encoded proteins:
- the IMP3 gene encoding U3 small nucleolar ribonucleoprotein protein IMP3, producing MVRRLRYPEQKLLRRLSLVSWEAASGVAEVRALRRYRLGRREDWARYKALARAVRGLARRLRDLGPSSDAFRARCASALLGKLYGLGVLSSRRSLALCEKVSAASFCRRRLPCVLLKLRMAQDLRHAVTFVEQGHVRVGPEVVTDPALLVPRAVEDFITWADGSRLRQKVLDYNQERDDFDLAA